Sequence from the Argentina anserina chromosome 7, drPotAnse1.1, whole genome shotgun sequence genome:
ACCAACACCAAATACTCGGCTCAACATCGATTTTGGTCAGAAATGGACATGGTTCATTGGCTAGAATTTGATTGTATTTTGTGTATATCCATGCGTGGTGTCTATAATTTTGTAATACAAGACCATGTTTCTCGAAATCGAGGATTTAATGGCTCCCAAGTCGAAAAACCAAATTAAGCtgcctttttttctttatatcaGCCAAGTCTTAATCCTCGAGAACAATATTTACAGACGGCAATCAGCATCAAACTTCAATCACAAGTAGCCTGGATCAAAATAGGCATGGGaaatgagtaaaatgacataGCTGACTCGTCATGTTCCATCAGAATCTAATAATTCAAAGCTTAACTTCAACCCAGCTATCTCAGCTTTCATAAATCTGAAATAGACAACACTAGTACATCACAACTTCTCAATTAAAATTCCTTCTTCATGTGAATGCATGCAATGTTTATCTGGTTCATTTCAGAAGGCGACACAAACGTGATGCCAACATAATTCCTTGCCACTCTTCTATATTACAAACAAAGCCAACATTGTCGATCTTATCAGCAATTAAATTTTGCATAATAGAATCTGGGCAGCTCCTTTTTTACAGTTTACATCGCcatgaaaacaaaatcatcaaaacCCTTACATTGCCAAAAATGAGATTTTACAGTGCATTAACGCATGTAACTTTTATAACTTCACTCAGAAGTAGTAGAGTACGTAGTTTCACATGAACAACTGTCACTACACGAAGTTGATCTACTATTACATGAAGCATATGATCATCACAGTAAAACTACTGCTCATTTCTTGTcttccttcttctcttcttttttctcgccctctttcttctcctcttttttctcatctttcttttcttccttcttctcttctttggctGGACCAACCGATATTATGTCAACTTTACCTACCTTCTTCAGCTTCTTCACCACTGCAACTGTGTCCATCATTCCCACCACTGTGAGTTTCTGGTCCTTCAGATCTACCGCGATCGAATCAATCCCTATTCACCAATTAATTCAGAATATTAAGGAAAAGATCATCACTCAGATATTACTATGAAACGGATCGATGATGATTCAAGGGTTATACCAAATATATCTGCTGCAGCTTCAATGgctttcttctttgttttctcaTCTGTCATGGTCAAAACCTTTAAGACCACCTTCTGCTACATAAGAATCACAAAGGAAAAAAAGGGTTACAGGTGGACATGATGATActgtgaaaaaaattgaactaGATTgattgaatgaaaaaaaagcgTAGGGTTTTTGCCCTGAAGAAAAGCACCTGAGCCATGCTGATCGAGAGAAGAAATGTGAAATCACAAACGAAAAACTGAAGAAGACAAAGAGAGCTTGAGCTAGAGAGAGACTGAAACCAAGAGAAGGTTGTGGTTTGGTGGAGTTTATAAAGAGTGTGGAGGAGGAAATGTGAGGCTCAACTGGGCTAGAAATTTTTGGGTTTGGCACGCCAAAAAGAAAGGCTAAAACTTAATGTATATGACAAAtgtttggttgatcacatttttgaatttatggtaAACAAAAAACCATGTGGACCCTTTAGGAAGAGGAAATATCGTCTAAAATCGAAAAAACGTGATCATGTATATGCCGAATACACTTGAAAGGGTAATAATTCAAATACACCAGGTGATAATTGTTTAAGTTTCTCAAGTCATATGACTTATAAGATGAATTCACGTATTTTGATAAATTAGTTTCTCCAAATAAAATCTCGCCCGAAACTACGGTGTGAATACGATGTTTTACCTATATATTGTAATGACATTATTTGATGTATCATTTGTTGATGGATCAATTTGTACGTATGTCCAATATATACAGTGTATCAAATCGAAGCTGAACCAAAATGGATGGGCAAGTTGTTTCTGCCTTGATAGGCAAGTTGGCCATTGCTCCTTGTTTTggtaccccccccccccccccccctttatCTCTCTTGAAAAGATGATTCTCTCCATTCAAAAAGATATAACGCAGTAAACGCACAACTTTCTTCTCTGGCTTTAGAAAAAGGGTCATGGTCGACTCCACTATAGATGGTCACTACAAGTTCTTAACCTCTACCGGTTCATAAATATTACTCTTTGAATTTTCGTACGCAGGGCTGAAAAGGTTTCTGGAAAGattgagagaaagaaaaggaaaagagaggGGTGCAATAATTAAAGAATGAACCAGCTCTGTTGTGCAGTGCCTCAAATTGGAACCTGAGTTAGCTTGAGGCAACACATGGTTTACCTGCTCAGTGGAACCTGAGTTAGCTTGATGCCACTTCCCTTCAGAATCGACACAGGTGAGAGCAGACCTGTTGTGCATGGGGCTGAATGGAAATAAATAGAGAGGCCAACTCTTTGATTGCCTGCCAAATTATTGTTAAGTTTCAAGGAAATGTTTGATTGAAGCCCTGCTATGGTACTAAACAGATACCCTCCTTTGGAACAACAAGTGTTCCTGCTATG
This genomic interval carries:
- the LOC126802960 gene encoding heavy metal-associated isoprenylated plant protein 39, which translates into the protein MAQKVVLKVLTMTDEKTKKKAIEAAADIFGIDSIAVDLKDQKLTVVGMMDTVAVVKKLKKVGKVDIISVGPAKEEKKEEKKDEKKEEKKEGEKKEEKKEDKK